A genomic region of Caenorhabditis elegans chromosome V contains the following coding sequences:
- the lys-2 gene encoding Lysozyme-like protein 2 (Partially confirmed by transcript evidence): MIKLLVSFTILFVLSSARPQEIDSNQAAIANTEANEAPVIVNNDASMGNAVDFSFPTNVQVMNCLKKAKYQVVFLRGFVPTGNGAFDSNCVGNIRNAYSAGLGIETYMTPQPISSWQGYQQLDLLYNGLNNNGITIRSVWIQVTSPANWPNNPTANVNFINSIISRAQQYGLSVGIYTNQYDWSQITGNSANINSNVMLWYWNVLGGGTSGETKPTFADFRAFGPFKKASVKQYAQVETVCNLVVNRDVYAVGIPAAAPKTEVNMADGEKIVVGGFVGN, from the exons ATGATCAAGCTTCTAGTTTCTTTTACTATCCTATTTGTTCTCTCTTCTGCGAGACCACAAGAAATCGACTCGAACCAAGCTGCGATTGCAAATACCGAAGCAAATGAAGCTCCAGTAATTGTTAACAATGACGCTTCAATGGGAAATGCTGTCGATTTTTCCTTTCCAACAAATGTCCAAGTAATGAATTGTTTGAAGAAAGCAAAATATCAAGTTGTATTCCTCCGTGGATTTGTTCCAACTGGAAATGGAGCTTTTGATTCAAATTGTGTTGGAAATATCAGAAATGCTTATTCAGCTGGATTGGGAATTGAGACATACATGACTCCTCAGCCAATATCAAGCTGGCAAGGATACCAACAACTTGATCTTCTTTATAACGGACTCAACAATAATGGAATCACTATCCGATCAGTCTGGATTCAG GTTACTTCCCCTGCCAACTGGCCAAACAATCCAACTGCCAACGTCAACTTTATCAACAGCATAATTTCCCGTGCTCAACAATATGGTCTCTCTGTTGGAATTTACACAAACCAATATGACTGGAGCCAGATTACTGGAAATTCGGCGAATATCAATTCTAATGTCATGCTCTGGTATTGGAATGTTCTTGGAGGTGGTACTTCTGGAGAGACAAAGCCAACTTTTGCTGATTTCCGTGCTTTCGGCCCATTCAAGAAGGCTTCAGTGAAGCAGTATGCTCAAGTTGAAACAGTTTGTAATTTGGTTGTGAATCGTGACGTGTATGCTGTTGGAATTCCAGCTGCTGCTCCAAAGACTGAAGTCAATATGGCAGATGGTGAAAAGATTGTTGTCGGAGGATTTGTCGGAAACTAA
- the lys-1 gene encoding Lysozyme-like protein 1 (Confirmed by transcript evidence) translates to MLKLAFVTFLFALASARPQDVDSNRVVALPQDNFEVTDIGFEKIKAEPAPEVVNNDASYAYAVDISVPTTVSQMNCLKTSRYAAVFIRGFTPFGSGAFDTTSVTSIRNAYSAGLGIEVYMTPQPLSSLQGYQQLDALYNGLNGNGITIRSVWIQVTSPANWQKSATTNVNFLNSIISRAKQYGLTVGIYTNQYDWSQITGNWATLSSDVLLWYWHVLGGGVTGETPATFDDFRAFGSFKKASVKQFAQVESVCSLTVNRDVYVVGIPAAASSKNTDFFTQEDISSNNKKIVVGGVIGV, encoded by the exons ATGCTCAAGCTTGCTTTCGTTACTTTCCTTTTTGCTTTGGCTTCTGCTAGACCACAAGATGTCGACTCTAATAGAGTTGTAGCTCTTCCACAGGACAACTTCGAAGTGACTGATATTGGTTTCGAGAAGATCAAGGCCGAGCCAGCTCCGGAAGTTGTGAACAATGATGCTTCATATGCCTACGCAGTTGATATTTCTGTTCCAACAACAGTTTCTCAAATGAACTGCCTCAAGACATCCAGATATGCAGCTGTTTTCATCAGAGGTTTCACTCCATTTGGATCTGGAGCATTCGACACAACTTCAGTCACTTCTATCAGAAATGCTTATTCTGCTGGATTGGGAATTGAGGTCTACATGACTCCACAACCACTTTCTTCTCTTCAAGGATACCAACAACTTGATGCTCTTTATAACGGACTTAACGGAAATGGAATCACCATCAGATCTGTCTGGATTCAG GTTACCTCCCCAGCCAACTGGCAGAAGTCTGCAACTACTAATGTGAACTTCCTCAACAGCATTATTTCACGAGCCAAGCAATACGGACTGACTGTCGGAATCTACACCAACCAATACGACTGGAGCCAAATTACTGGAAACTGGGCAACTTTGAGCTCTGATGTTCTTCTCTGGTATTGGCATGTTCTTGGAGGTGGTGTTACTGGAGAGACTCCAGCTACTTTCGATGACTTCCGTGCATTCGGATCTTTCAAGAAGGCTTCTGTTAAGCAATTTGCTCAAGTTGAGTCTGTCTGCTCTTTGACCGTCAATCGTGATGTTTACGTTGTTGGAATCCCAGCTGCTGCTTCATCGAAAAACACTGATTTTTTCACTCAAGAGGACATCAGCAGCAACAACAAAAAGATTGTTGTTGGAGGAGTCATTGGAGtctaa
- the Y22F5A.11 gene encoding uncharacterized protein (Partially confirmed by transcript evidence), with amino-acid sequence MSMHRERLKIIGILSFSQLTGTRSKWLWGNFIFDTLNIYQK; translated from the exons ATGAGTATGCACAGAGAAcgtctgaaaat AATTGGGATTCTCAGTTTCAGCCAACTAACCGGCACAAGGAGCAAGTGGCTCTggggaaattttattttcgataCACTGAacatatatcaaaaataa